TCAGAGGTAGCATGATCAGAATTGTACCATTGTAGCTCACAAAGAGATAAATATTGATTTCTTGCTCCAgccattattttttattattaattttattattaaaaaatgaattaggAATAGTAAAAAAGTATAGGTTTTTACTTTCATAGTATAAAAAGGTTCggaataaaataaactttttaattcaATTGCACCGAAGTTTATCtcccgcaaaaaaaaaaaacaaaaaaaaaaacaagttgccttATATAAAAGAGCTTGTAAAGTTGTctacaaaatttttaactaaaaagtTTCATTCgtatcagcaatttttttctgagCATCTAAATATCATAACTCTGCATAATTTGCTAAACTTTCAAGATTTATTTTAGGAAacaaagctttttaaaaaaaataaaaatattaatagacAATTTTTCAAGCACAAACGCACAaggtaagttttaaaatttaaaatcgatTAAGGTTATAATAACCTTAGTCGATGggccaaataaaaaaaacaaaacttcacaTACCATCTGTTGATGAGGTTGTTGAAAAGATATCATCTACTACTtcacttttcttcttcttttttttcttatcttttgaTGCGACTGGcatgtcatcaaaaatggaaccGCTGTTGCCAAATAAGTCATCgtctgttttctttttcactACTTTCGCTTTCGATTTTGATGCTTCTTTCTTTCTTGGTTTGGTAGCAAATaaatcatcttcatcatcaacCTAAGCGATAAGAGAAAATTAAGAAGCCAATTTAACAAAGAACTACTAAAGAGTAGCTAGACGAGAACATTTTAACAATACAGAATGGTGTCCAAAACTAAATCTAAGCTACCTTGGCTTCATTTGCTTTTTAGGAAGTTATGAAGGAATATAAAACGATTGCAGGTATCATACTGTGGTGGTTAAAAAATCATATAGAAGGTTTTAGTCCAGGTGATGTGAAAGAGGCAGGTTAATCCTTTAAAGTGTTTAACAatatcaaaagaaaaatttcatgtGTTGTTGCATGTTTAATAAAGTCAATGCATTGTCTTTCCACACACGCCATGCTAAcaattgtaaacaaaatattatattatatacacaaaaaactgaaaatactgataaaataattttttgaggaaacctTTTGTTAATGTGATtaattaaaattcaaaaaaatttgcttgtgaTTAAGTTAactaataataattaatttaacCATAAAATAAATAGTCACTTACCAAttcttttgatttttgtttcttAGAATTTGAAACATTAAATAATTCATCATTGTTATCAAATATATTATCCTGTAATTTAGGAGGAAACAAATTGTCCTCAGTTTCGGTTTTGTCAACTTTTGTTGAAAAGACATCATCATGTGATTCAGGAGGAGTCTCTTTGCTTTTTAGAGACGAGCTATTAATGGCAGCAGAAAACAAATTGTCCTCTGTCTTTTTCTTGTCaacttttgttgaaaaaatatcatTAGAATCAGTATTACTGTCAGATTTCTTTGTTGTTGAAGTAACAGTTTTGTTGTGCTCTGTTGGAGTGCCAAACAAATCATCTGATATATcagttttcttatttatttggtCTTTTAAATCACTTTGAGCATGAGAATTATTATCATATTTTTCATTGCTACTGGgtattggatttttttttgacaatgcATCATCAtctgaaatttttgtttgtttagtttTAACGGTGATTGGTTTTGTCGGTGTTGAAAATAAATCATCCTCATCGTCATTAAATATATCAGTAACAGCTATTTTTTTACTCTCTAACGTCTTGTGTGGTAAATGAGATGAAAGGTCAGGTAATGTTGTGGATACTTCGGCTGCAGTAACCTGAGAGACGCATGCTTCTTTATTTCCATCTATTGAATTTGAGAATGTATCTTCATCCTTAGCATCTGTTACGTTTCTAGCCCTTCGGGTTGGAGGCCTACGCTTAGCTTGTCCTCGAGCACGAGTCTAAAAAAGCAGTGTTTGTTACTTATAAATCATAGGGTTTTAATAGTAAAGACAGCTTGAGACAATGTTTAATCAAAACTAGTGTGTGTTTTCTTACCTTGGAAACATTTTCAAGTATTTTAAGATCAGGAGGCTGATCAAATGACGCTACAGTTATTGGCTCTGCTTTTTTGGGTGGTGCTGCTCCAGGAAGAAGTGCAGAAGGATTGAAATTTAATGAAGCCTTAAAGAGATATTCTcaacatatattaaaaaaatatgaaatggtTAATACAAGCCAGAGAAGTATACACAACCATTACCTGCAACTTGCCAACGTTTGAAGACGCTTTTTTAGGACTGGTTTCAGtgctattttttttagttgaagTATCTGCATGCAATGATGGAGAATCTGACTTTTTTGGAATGTTTACTGGTTTAGTCACTACTGGTTTTGTGCTCCCAGACAACACAGACAAAGGATCGTTTTCTACTTTAATTTTCTAAAagacacaaaaaatattacatgTTTAAATAAGATGAGTTAGTTATgtcaaaaaatatgtattttacaATGGTTAAAAATGGTGACGGACAGCACTACCTCTGCACTTTTAGGAGTGGGTTTTGGATTTACATTGGAAGGTGGTAGTGGCTTTTTCTTTGCTGAAAATAAGCCACcatcatcatcctcatcatctGATGCCAAAATGTGTGATTTttctaaacaaatttaaaaaaaaattttttgaggaaaaaaaGATAATTTCTTGAggaaaaaaagataattttttgaggaaataaCGAATAAtttattgagaaaaaaaaaagaaatgaaaaaaacgtAACGTAATACCtgttttctttaaattacttttagcAGCAAACGGATCGATGCCACCAAAAAGCGAAACAGCTCCTGCAAGTTTTTTAGGCTTTGTATCAACTTCATCTTCAACAGTTAATGGTTTCGAAGATTCTGCTGGATCTGCACTTTTGGGTTCGCTTTTCAGCGAAGACTTTGAGCCAGAGAATAAATCATCTTGATTGTCATCAAAAATTCCATCACTGGATTTTACAGGAGGTTTTTCTGAAGGTTTAGCTGCTGTTTGCTTTGATGCCACTGGCTTAGAAGTAGCAAACAAGTCATCGTCACTGTCATCACCAAAAGGGTCTAACGGTGCTTTGGCCAGTTTTGTTGATTGTGTTGGTTCCTATAATCATGTAGAAATAATAACAGGAATAAACCACGAGCTATGACGAGGTGCTGAGCAAAACTATATAGCTTTTACTTGGAAGGTTTTAATCTAGAAGTTGTCATTTTACACACTTAAAATATATGCAACAGTGAGGATCAAGAAGACCATTCCGTAGCAGAGGAGAAATAATGCTGAATTCATTTAttacaaaatgttttcttaaaaaaaatcatcaagATACTGACTTCTTTTTTAATTGGTTCCTCTTTCTTATGCGCTTTTACTTTTTCTACAGGTTTTGTCACAAACAAATCATCTTCCTCGCCAAATAACCCATCTCCAGAGAACAACGATGCAGGTTTAGTTGTAGTGACTGAGCTCGGTGTTGGTTCTTTTTTTGTAGCAACCTTTTTTGGTGCAACAGGGCTAGCTGAATCTACTGCAGGCGCTGATTTATTTTCTTTTGGTGCAGCAAAAGGTGCGTCTGATTTTGACGTGGGAACAGCAAACAAATCATCATCCTCTTCATCAAATAAGCTAGATGGTTTGCTGGACGATTTTGGTATCTGTTATAATGAGCTTACATCGCTTTAtcagtttataaacaaaatttacTATATTCTTCTGTACAGTTTGTTAACAGATTCAAGAAAAACTTAACAATAATTCTTACCTTTGCATCTTTTGTTGGTGGTAAACTAAGACAAAATGTAAACAGCGTAATATTTAGTCTCAGACCTCGGCAGAATTTATTGAATATTCAACTTATTCAAACACACCTTTCTGACTTTACTTTTGACAATCCTGAAAAGATATCATCACCATTatcatcttcatcttcatcatcatcaaaCAAACTAATCACGTTAGTtttctttacttcttttttctttgcttCAGATTTGTTATCGTCAGACTTCTTGCTCGTTTCAGATTTATCTAAGAATACAACACACGTTGGAGAACACATAACACTGGTACAAATTTACACACCTAAAATTTGGCTGAATGTTGCAGACAGAAAGAAGAACcctttttcttatatattgAAGCTGTGTGTATgaagcaaaaatataaaattggaATTTCTTGATCTTAACAATTTAGAAGTACACGAATTAAACTGTACTAACCCTAAAATTTAACAAGTGAATGAAGAGCTTAGCAAATCCAGCAAATGCAGTAGGTCATAAATTATTAAGAGCTATTTGTTGTTTGCACATTAACATAATATAAACAAGTATCTAATTTTAGATACCCTGCATTACTGGTAGCTCGGTTTACGTTGTTTACTTTTGAAGGTCACTGGTGTTTACATAAGCAAATATGTACAATGTTGTACAATGTTGCATAAGGCAGTGCAATGTTGCATGTAAGAAATTTACTAACTGAACAAATTATCTTCGTCATTATCAccatcaaatattttttcaccactgccTTTTTTCTCAGATATGGATGCAACATCGCTTTTTCCTTTctgaaataaacaataaattaatttaCCTCCCTAGAAGGGAGGTTACAGATTTTTTTGTAATCCCAGTACATAAACACATTTTAGAAGCTTGTGAAACAACTCGATTCTCGTGCAGAAAACTGGCATTTATAGAAATTCCTGTGCTAATGCTATCTTAAGAGAACAACTTGGCTAATTATAGTATAACAACCAACTTGTgctagaaaataaaatttcatgcTTAAGTGAGTTAGACAGCCTACCTGATTTGTTGACAtgtttatagaaaaaaaagctTGTACTTAGTCATCCTCAAAGTGAGTACACAGTTAGGCACAATTGTGAAAAGCAAACAACTGCAGAGATTTGGGTTAAACCAAAAACAAATCACTGGGACAACTGGGGTGAGCAATATTAGTAGTCTAGACTGTATAATTGTATTTCTGTGATAGTAACAAGGATTTGTCATTTATTTTCGTGGTCATTGATATTGTTAATTAAAACAGCAACAAAGCAAACAACTCCTTTCTGCATAAGCATAGAATATTATAAAGGTTTTCAGCATTGTAAACATCTTCAAGTAACAGCCAAAAACAAGTGACATACAAAAACGGGGATAGGCACTTAAAAACGCCCTAAAGTTACCGCTTTCATATcaattaactattttttttagaatatctACCATGTTGTATATAAATACTTTCTTGTCATTGTTGGTGTTCCTACACACACACAAAGCATACACACATAAACGTCATTATGTCAACGAAGACAGGGACATAATGAAATCATCATATGTCAACGAGGTAGAGGATGATGATCATAAACAGTCCTCAAGCAGTAacatgctaaataaaagaacaagTTCATACCAGTTCAAGCCAATGCCTCATCTATATTTTGCAGCACCAAAAGCGTTGCAAGGgaaaaaaagtgaaacaataAATACATATGTGCAGGAGGACAA
Above is a window of Hydractinia symbiolongicarpus strain clone_291-10 chromosome 3, HSymV2.1, whole genome shotgun sequence DNA encoding:
- the LOC130636547 gene encoding WASH complex subunit 2A-like; translation: MAAVPAPPPPPPPPPPLVQNENDFSHQPIPKVQSVATEPVQANTPDARPGESALHPNQLREYSKKWSLAGDSGLLLYLNDFSQRIISRTSEIDKLVESLGNSTKGSNAKVHNTFNDFLMLSSNQFIENRVYEDEITEEKTDKENTEKQEKTREQLESEILPRYTNAVHFGFNVLEDAFITVEIKPTVDDDSDDEEVGSISAAVADPIIEPKDVYSSRPLPYLIGTAEFIHDETIGLVEVQSEDEDENVKVENEESDEEEEEDDEEETSSSEDISEEESEDVRPQKKATKKSFIEESDDSENDLFGEPKSIKKHVESDESEDGDDEDDEDEEMESEEEEPKNNFQAELASKLGLSKPTVADNSDDNISNDVESIQEKKATRTKSKSKRGGSMSAETQSINSKKSHKEKQKRTKSIESRNSQKKSGSKVIQKPKTNQDDEDLFAPPQKDEFFDENNDNGPFAKKSGLFSGGGNSLFDEPEDDDGLFSDSTEKAKKKEEKQEKEDKEEEEEDKVSRTGSMQRTTSSGKRIPAGAVSIFGDASGGLFGSPEKLSRSSSKTSSVVAESPPKKPPPVVKGLFDEDDDEDMFNSVKNSNNLDVKPSTSPRKKTLELEDEDDDLFGDKTSKVEPKKEEIKKKVPVGGVSMFGGMPPQLTKKGKSDVASISEKKGSGEKIFDGDNDEDNLFNKSETSKKSDDNKSEAKKKEVKKTNVISLFDDDEDEDDNGDDIFSGLSKVKSESLPPTKDAKIPKSSSKPSSLFDEEDDDLFAVPTSKSDAPFAAPKENKSAPAVDSASPVAPKKVATKKEPTPSSVTTTKPASLFSGDGLFGEEDDLFVTKPVEKVKAHKKEEPIKKEEPTQSTKLAKAPLDPFGDDSDDDLFATSKPVASKQTAAKPSEKPPVKSSDGIFDDNQDDLFSGSKSSLKSEPKSADPAESSKPLTVEDEVDTKPKKLAGAVSLFGGIDPFAAKSNLKKTEKSHILASDDEDDDGGLFSAKKKPLPPSNVNPKPTPKSAEKIKVENDPLSVLSGSTKPVVTKPVNIPKKSDSPSLHADTSTKKNSTETSPKKASSNVGKLQASLNFNPSALLPGAAPPKKAEPITVASFDQPPDLKILENVSKTRARGQAKRRPPTRRARNVTDAKDEDTFSNSIDGNKEACVSQVTAAEVSTTLPDLSSHLPHKTLESKKIAVTDIFNDDEDDLFSTPTKPITVKTKQTKISDDDALSKKNPIPSSNEKYDNNSHAQSDLKDQINKKTDISDDLFGTPTEHNKTVTSTTKKSDSNTDSNDIFSTKVDKKKTEDNLFSAAINSSSLKSKETPPESHDDVFSTKVDKTETEDNLFPPKLQDNIFDNNDELFNVSNSKKQKSKELVDDEDDLFATKPRKKEASKSKAKVVKKKTDDDLFGNSGSIFDDMPVASKDKKKKKKKSEVVDDIFSTTSSTDDIFASKKTKTKKKAEKSETKTKTSNVSDDKPNIFDDPLNALGGN